The sequence below is a genomic window from Rhodospirillales bacterium.
AATGGAGACGTTGCCAAGAAGCACAACATCAAGACCATTGCTGATCTTAAGAAGAACGCGCGCAAACTGCGGGTGGCCTTCAACCGGCCCGGCAACATGGATGGTGACCTTTCCATCGCCATCCTGAAAGCCCATGGCATTAACATCAAACGGTTCAAGCGGGTGGTTCGTGCCGCCTCAAAGGAAATGACATCCTTGATGCTGGATCGTCGGATTGATGTGATGAATTTCGGTATTTCCTTTAATCACCGTCGGATACGCGAAGTGAAAAAAGGCATTCCACTGGCCATGCTTGATATTGGCCCCGAAGTGGCCGCCAGCGTTGCCACCGAATTTGGCGGCACACCCTGTATCGTCAAGGCCAAGGAATATAAATTCATCAGCGCTAAATCCACCTCGGTCTGTGTTGGTGCGGTTGTGGTTGTGCATAAATCCATGTCCAACAAGACCGCTTACAACATCGTCAAAGGTGTGCTGGCCAATATCCAGCAATTCAAGAACGCCCATCGCGCTCTGAAAAAAGCAACGACGGCGAACTCTATGGCAGAGCCATCCGTCGCACCGC
It includes:
- a CDS encoding TAXI family TRAP transporter solute-binding subunit; the protein is MRKLMISIFGAACLLAAPAAQAEKYNLTLSGASPGGLWSLIGAGLDKSINKAYPGSTLTYQTGSGGLANVRLVNDKKVPMGLATDPELSAAINGSGPFKGKKMKDLRVLLRVYSTQARFQLSHILVNGDVAKKHNIKTIADLKKNARKLRVAFNRPGNMDGDLSIAILKAHGINIKRFKRVVRAASKEMTSLMLDRRIDVMNFGISFNHRRIREVKKGIPLAMLDIGPEVAASVATEFGGTPCIVKAKEYKFISAKSTSVCVGAVVVVHKSMSNKTAYNIVKGVLANIQQFKNAHRALKKATTANSMAEPSVAPHHAGAKKAFKEAGLL